TGTCATTTGGATGTAAATTACTGTATAGCAGGAAATTTTTGTGCTTGTGGCAGTCCgattagatttcaaatgcagtggtctctagcctcgaatgtgaagctatcggttaGAAAATTCGTAGCTTAGACTTCTCAAGCTTCGAAGGCCCCTTCCAGCCAATGATAGTgttttggctcggctaactccaatcaTGTGACTATTCGTGAAGGCTGACTACACAATCGGCATCGCCCTCACTTTCTGTTCCCGCTTTACTCAACATCTaaatacagggctgtcaactctcacgcattggccgtgagtctcacgcattgggtcactttctcacggtctcacgccaaggtagtataatctcacgcctaggtagtacaTATCAcccaaaaagctggaaaatgagtgaCATCTCACGCATcgtgaataatttgttgctcctaccccccatcccccctcccccattttcacattctcgagcgccgtggctcaaataatcatggtacaaaatgaacattggagtcagcaaatcccggtacgcctctgtctcacgccaagcatttccaaaaagttgacagccctgtctaaatatttcttttaatatCTTTATTATACAGGTGTTAAAGCAACAAGATGTAAActgcaaaataaaaacaaaaaaacaatacaGCCCTACTGTAATATCCACCTGAACCTATTGTAAAGATGCATGAGAAGAACTCATCCCTAGTAGGAGACCACTAcaatgacatcatcatcatcagacacACCTGATCAGTGCCCAAGTGGTGGAAGTGCCTCCCAGAGTCCAGATTCAGTTATTTCACtgcataacaacaataacaataataagcaCTCTCAGGAGAACAGTAATTATGAAAGCAAGTCGTTTTCATGGAATGGCGAAAGCGACAACTCATCTTTTGATTACGAGGATCATGGATTTTATGATAAAGTGCGGCAAAAGGTGAAACAGAAGAATAGACGACAGGCTGTACAGCACCATTATGATGCCTTGATCAATTTAGTGCCGGTTTTGAAGCGCAGGACCAGCCGATCGCCACTGACAAAAAATGCAATTCTCAAAAGTAGTGagtgaaatattttgataaataaaattcaatttcatcatGTTAATTATTTGATTCATTTTAGTAAAAAACATGGCGGAGTTGGTACTTTTTGAATCTATCTCTATGAGTGACACATAAACATGGCAAAGACGGTAGTCTTTGATTCAAATGCAGAAATGGACAGAGGTAGAGCAGATAATATTGTTATTTGCCACCGCTGGGAATTGACTAAGGGATCCATAGATCTTGCACCACAGTCAAAGACCTTAAATGTTGGACCATTCTACTCTATAATTACTTCCAAACCTTACATTGCTCTTTGAATTATAACATTCTGTAtcatttttttgttttacaaatttCAGCTATACTTTATATCAATCAACTGAAAGAAGATTCGCTGACAAGTGGCAGTCATCATTTGAAGGAGAAGCTGAGACATGAATATGATCGCAATACAAGACTACAAAAGGAATTTGATGAATGGCAAGAAAAGCTGCACAATCTCAGGTCAGGGGTGCTCAAACTTGTTACTTACAAACTTTTACTTTACAACATTTGAAATCTgcccccccctgtgtgggagattaaggttatgtttcaactgtaatagcccaatgatCAGTTTTTCAACAGGGATATATGTCTCGTATCCCTGGTTTCAACAACTTACCTTTGTACAGGATGAATCCACACTTTAACCGTAGTGTACAATGTATATGCGAACACAAGGCATAAATGGAAGCCTCTATACGTGTTACGTGTGAGcatgtaaaatttgtcatgcctggaacttatgtGCATATACACAACTAACatattgaagtcaatattttAGGGGAAATAGATAAACATAGTAAACAGTTCCATTTTATTCTGTATAGCTACTAGTTTTAATGttaatatcaacagagaaatcatcaatcttcagttcttgtaatgttgagtggcaatgactaactgacattcctcatcatgaaataatcatgtgaataagATGATCTTTGagtttgttttcattgttgaaaggaaATCAATCATTCGTCACTGTTAATGTTTAACAACTCGCACCTggcatggtttacttcgctcagGCAGTTAAAGATGCCTTGCAAAGTAAACCACACTGATGAAGCAGACACGTCATTGTTAAACACTGATGaacaacaacagtgaaacatgaaaTCCCTAAAATACACAGTACCTTTGCAACTTCCTGCCAGatgtatttttgatataatatgctACCTGCCAGGGGAGTGGCCAGCCTTTTACTGTGGAGGGGCAAAGGCAAATTTTTGTCATATTTGCGAATTTTTTGTTATATTGTAGAGGGAAAAGTCAagtttttgtccccatttgtcaattttttgtttgatttttagtcattttaatgacccTTTATTCTCTGCTGTCCCACTTAATCCCTAAAAAATTCTGTGGGAGGGCAATTTGCACCCCAGGCTCCCCCCTGGCTTTGTCACTGCACCAGTTGCTGGTAATAATACTAATATACAGGCGAATGTCTCaatataatttcaaaatatgaatctattttatttttcatagtgtattatggtcattttagttcattatttatttatttattttttctgtttaGGGAGCTGAGAGAAGAAAAAACAGCAAAGAAACCACATAACTGAAATGAACAACTGTGCAACATGATAATCAGCAAGTAATTGattgaattttgttctgcatactttgatacctcattcggcacgatTCAACCGTATTCAACTAAGATATACGAATTGAATGACAAAAGGTAgactttcaaaagtgacaaattttgaTGTTTCCTCCTTCCATTTGAAGCAAAAAATTAATGTCATTGGTTGTAGGCAATGGAGTACCAATGAAAGTCATTGTTATAGAGCACTGTAAGTCACCTGGTGACAATTGAGTTACAAGTCGTCATATCaattagcctttttgaagtaaGGCAGGCACAAAAgaagagggcgtactttgatttgggtaatcttttgtcagctgagaagcatacaaaagattacccaaaccaaagtacgccctctccttttgtgcccgtcaatacttcaaaaaggctaatgGTGTTGATGTAGTATGAAGGgctttttagtttaaaatacaCAACATCAATATGTGGTCAAATTTGAGTTTTGGGTGGAGTAAAAGTTTCAACTTAATGTgaatcaagataaaaaaaaatatatgagtGTGTCATATGTGTGTATATCGATCATTGGTGATGAATACGTTATGTGTATAATGATGACtttaatctcccgcacagggagtgtagatttcaaatggggttacctgaatgggtgactccattttgaaatctacatccccagTATGGGAGATtgttcatatcttccataggggtgtacagATTCCAGTTGGTCACAGGCACAGTCCTTAAGGGTGAAAGTTTGTTGAACTTTGGGTGAATCAAAATTAATTCTCACAAACTCATCTTGCAGGAATTTTAATGGCATGAATacggtcttaagggggtactacacccctgggccaattttgtgcctatttttgcattttctcaaaaattatagcacattggtgacaagtaagatatgtatattataggggcaaggactacaactactgtactgaaaattcagcaactcaaagcaagtagttattgatttattgatcaaatattggttttccctcatttttgactgtaactccacaactgttgtctgtgctgaaataaaatttccagtgcagtagttgtagtccttgcccctataatatacatatcttacttgtccccaatgcgctataattttgagaaaaatgcaaaaataggcacaaaatttggcaagggtgtagtacccccttaaaagagaCTGAATATCTCACTGCGTGTGGAATAAGCATGAATTtaggaaaatcaattttgattcttaCAAAATTGACTGAGTTTATGAGAAAtgttgcgagaatcgattctcgctgTATTTGCAgcctttttaaatttattttctgaCCTCTTTACTATGGAATGCAGTTTTGTTCtgcaaaagttttaaattatatgtgacacgatctggtccttgggggccaaaggaggcatttttgacaattgagttacattatacatacaataggctatcatttactgaaaacatcaaaggtctagcatacttggttctagggttatgaagttttttgatgtctattttcttatgtattttattgttttttactccatatttttacctttatctcaatttcaaatttgccaccattggcccccatggaccagattatgTCTATCCAACAGTTTTCTCACATAAAATTAAGAATTGAGAACAGAATGTATAAACTGGCACAATatcattattaattatttaaatgaCAATTGATCAAACTTTATTACTGGTCATCAATGCATACAGTATTCAATATAAAGATTCAAGCCAGGTATACTAAGTGCAGTATAAGTTGACTAGAGCAGTATCAGTGTACACCACCATGGTTTacataatgcatttttttttttttcttgtatacatgtacaagttggtatacctggctcaaatctttcgattttttatatattctaggtatcctctggTATCATCCTTCGATCCTTGGTGTATTTTATACCTCGTCCGTTTAAGATACCGTCACACCATTAACCACCTAGTATTCAATATGTTAGACCCACtgagcaattccagttgaaatccatag
This DNA window, taken from Amphiura filiformis chromosome 16, Afil_fr2py, whole genome shotgun sequence, encodes the following:
- the LOC140135744 gene encoding uncharacterized protein — encoded protein: MTSSSSDTPDQCPSGGSASQSPDSVISLHNNNNNNKHSQENSNYESKSFSWNGESDNSSFDYEDHGFYDKVRQKVKQKNRRQAVQHHYDALINLVPVLKRRTSRSPLTKNAILKSTILYINQLKEDSLTSGSHHLKEKLRHEYDRNTRLQKEFDEWQEKLHNLRELREEKTAKKPHN